ATCAATTCTTTAACTTTTAATTACTTAATTCTCTCTGGGcttggaaggaaaagaaacacaggCAAAAGATACAAAAATGTCTCAAGGTTTAGGGggttttctcctcctttttccaTCTCTATTTTGAAACAGCCTCTGGTCCTGTGACCCCTGATTATGGAGCCAATTTGATACAAAAATCATCATTTTCTGGCCACTGCAACACTGGGATGTGTCTGTGACATTTCCTGAAGTTCTCGGGCACAATTTGAAGAAGTTCAGAAAAATTCCGATGGCAGCAACTGAGGCCCCTGAACCACCTGCCACCCAAACAAAGAATTCTTGGGAGCGGGGAGAAAACTCCGAGGATGAGAAAAACTCTGCTCTGAACCCCAGAGGTCACTACACCCTTGTCTTACCCCGTGCTCAGTCCTAGGACAAGGGAAGGGCTGTTAATTGAGATGCAATCAGCAGCTGACTCATTAGAGGCGTTGCAAACGCGGAATCCCAGCTCGGGGCAGATCCCGATGCCAATTAAACTTCTCGTGTTTGATTTCCAGACTTTATGTAATGgtttaaatgtttatttaatgGATTTTTAGGTGCTCCAGGCTGGCAAAGTCTTTATTTAATGTGTTTTTAGGTGCTCCAGGCTGGCAATTTCCCTGCAGGCACAAAGACCCAGGGATGTGCCCTGCTGGATTTCAGCATCCTGCCAGTGCCAGATTCCTGTGGGATTGGCAAAGGGAGGATTTGCCATTTTTATCATTTTGCAGTTGGAGGAGCTGCACTTCCATTTTTTCAGGTGTTTTAAATGAGATTCTCCCTCAGGCACACTGAagaaaatcttcatttttagctcattccctccttttttttttttaattggaaactCAAATAATTTAATAAGAGTGTCTGGAATCTTTGATTTTTGCAGTGTTCagggggctttgagcaacctgatctagtgagAGAAAACCAGaagggttggactggatgactTTTGGAGTTCCTtcccaatccaaaccattccctgaTTCCATAATTCCttgttaaataaaaaaaaaacccagaatcaTTCTACCTGATAAATTCCTCATGTCCTGTCAGTTTTGCCCATGaccttttccaacctgaatgacGCTGCAATTctgttattttaattatttttttttaaccttcaaAGGATggaaagctgctcctggtgaGTTTTACtgcagaaacatttggaaaaccAAGTAAACTCAGGCTGTTCTCTTCCTCAGGGAGCAGCTCGGACCTGCCTGTGGGCAGACCAGgaggcaaagggaaaaaaggggggaaaaggggggaaaagggggaaaatgggggaaaatggaaacCAGGAGACTTCTGTGTGATGCAATGAATTTTTAATGAGCAAGAAATGCCCCTTTGCAAAGACAGAGATCACAGAATGCGGAAAATCCATTCCTGGACAATTCTGGGGAAAGTCTATTCCCAGACAATTTCGGGAAAAGTCCAACCAAAGTCCTGCTCCGAGATGTCCTCAGCTGGCTTCTCCTGGCTGTTGTCTGAGGATATTGGTCATTGTGGGTGAAATCCATAGGGAATGGGCTGTCCCATATCAGTCCAATAAATAGGGAATGCCGGAACAGGCAGCGAGAGCAAACAACGAGGAGATGCCGAACAAGAAATAGGAGAAAGATCAGGAATGCCAAGGGGGCTGTGAAAACACCAACCCCTCATGCTCGTGGCCATGGATTTGGGCATTCCCAGGATTTCCTGGAGGGTCTGGTGCTCTCAGCAGGGCCCGCAGGAGCCGCGGAAGAGGCGGCTGAAGCGGCGCGACGCTGAGGGGCCGCAGGAGCCATTGGCCAGAGCTGAGATCCCGTATCCAGAGCGGGCGCCGTATCCCGGGAAAGCCCCGGAGCCGTAGAGACTCCCAAAACCCAGGGAGCCACCAAAGGCTGGGGCTCCAGCAGATCCCACCACGGCCtgctgtgggaaggagctgaggatggggcCGGGGAAGGTGACCACCACCGGGGGCGGCTGGATGAGGGCGGTGGAGTCCGGACACTGCCGGACACACGGCTCGTTGCAGCTGTTGGCCACGGGCTGAGGGCAGGAGATGCCACTGGTGGTGGGGCAGAGGTCGTAGCAGGACATTTCCCAGCAGGGGTGGAGGTTCCTGGAATGGAGAGAAGGAGCTGCTGAATACCAAGGATCTACGGAAGGGGCAGGTGGAGGTTTGGGGGAGCTGGAAAATGGGGGAAGATTTCCCCAGGGGAAAAACTGGGGTGAGATAGGAGCAGGTTTGGGGTTGGGagaggtgggatgggatgggatggagttgggctgggatgggatgggatgggatgggatggagatggagatggagatggagatggagatggagatggagatggagatggagatggagatgaagatgaagatggaGATGGAAGGGGAGTGGGATGgagatggggtgggatggagaTGGGATAGGATGGAAAGAGCACAATTCCTTCATCAGATAAAAATATGGATCTAAACCATTTTTCCACCTGGATATCTGGGCCTAAAAGCCTTTGGTTTAATGTTTTTTCccagtaaaaatattattttattcacTGGGTCAGAGCATGAGTACTTTCCTTCATTTTTGCTGTGGTGAAAATAACTAAATAAtgtaatatttttgtatttttatatataaaaatgacTGGAATTAAAATAAACTCTTTCTTCAGCTGGATAGCTCAGGACACGGACAAATTTCCCTGATTCAGCCACGGACTGAAATGCAGGgaaattcagcattttaaaGCTTGTGTCATCCTGAATTTTCATTCTGCTGTCAGTCCAGGAATGGCCAAATAtgaataacaggaaaaaaaattcctaaattaAAAATGCGTCATGTGGATTTGGCTCTTAAACCCTTGCAGTAGAATACTTGTCAGGATActgcaaaaatgaaaatttaaagaataaaaagaagaacaagggaaaaataaagcCCTGAAAATTAATGTAATAGTTGCAAACAACAACTGGAATGAAAAATCAAGAAGCAAAGGCATtatggagctgggagaggaatGATTGGACTTACCTGATGGagaggagaaaagcaggagaatGATGGAAAAGCTccgcagagctgctgcttttataCCAGCCCTGGGATGCCCCGGGGCTGAACACGCCGAACCCGAGGAGTCGCCACCTCAGACGAGCCCAAATCACTCCCCAAAGTGACGAAACTCTCCCGGCTTTGCAAAACCACCCTGAATCTCTGCCCCGCAAGGTCGGCACATTCCAGCTGCCGGCTCCCTTTCATCTCGGATCCTGatggagcagctccatccctcccAGCGGGAATTAAATCCCATTTGCTAAGCCCTTCCTTCATTAGCATCATTAATGATTTTAATCGGAGTCAGAACCTGCTGCCGTGCACAAGTTTGGGTTTAAGGGCTCCGGATTTCGGCTCTCGTCACTTCTGCTCCCAGATTTTGCAATGGAATGCTTGGAGAGGTGCAAGGAGCCTCCTGATGGGTTTTGCACACACAGCCACAAACCCCAGGTAGTTGTGGGAATTGTGGGTTTGCCCGCTGGGATTGGGAAATTCCCGATTTTCCTCAATGCAGAAAACACAATATTTTAGTACCTAAAACAGGGCTTAAATCAaagtttgttgggttttttttctggagggTTATCAGTGGTTTTTTTCACAGATGAACATCACTAGGTCCCACTTCAAACCCCCTCATTTGCTGTGGATGAGTTATTAAATAAACACATTCCTACCAAAGTTACACTGAAGTTGGGAGGTTCTTTCCCCCAAACTTtgggatgtccccaggggaTTACAGGAGTAACTTCTCCCAAAAGGTGTCCAAATATTTTTGGGTGTGTTTTTAAGCACTTCTCAAACCCTCCTTAATTGTTTATGCATGAAATGGGGTGTGATTATTGCAATATAAATATGTGGTTGTATTCTAACAGCCCAGCATTTTgaaacataattaaaattagacttaaaattattattaaaaataaaacattttttaaaaattgcccAAGTGAACTCTTCCTGTTCCCTTCACCAGCTCATGGCTTCTCACCTCAGTGGATTTTCTTATCTaatttaagttttcttttatttgggtGAGTTTCTTCTTCAGTGCTGATGTTTTAACTCACATTTTCTCTGTAGCCTGAACATCTGTGAGACAAAACACGGATCTGGATGGTGTAAAAAATATCTGCAATTTCCTCGGAAAAGTTCTGAATGGTTTTGTCCAAATCCAAATTCCAACAAGACATAAAAATTGCTGATTTCACAAGGAAGGCACCAAGGTTTTCATCAATTTTTTATCTACCATGGGcaaataagaaaggaaaaaatcttgCACCTTCAAGCAGATGAAAATGATGATTAACACCTGAGCCAGCATCATTATGCCAGCTAATGAGAGGTGAATAAATGAAGCAGCAGAATCTGAGCTGTCATTCTGAGTGCATTTCATGTTACCAGGCGTGAACCTCAGCCAATTAAAGTGCTGAGATGAAAGAAATCTTTGGGTTGTAATTTGCGTTTCGTGCAGCGTCAGAATTTGAATCAACTCATAAACAGAAACATTGAGCAAAACCCTTTCGTCACCCGTGAGGTGACCAGGCGTGATAAACGCGCTAATGGGAGCCTtgccttctccagcagctcagaggaCCTACCAAAAGCCCCTCCTCGAGACTGGCTGCAgtttcacagaatcccagagttATCGAAgttggaaaagagctccaagatcactgagtccagctgGGACCACCCTCACCTGGTCATCCAGACCAACGTTCAGGAAttccttggacactgccagggatggccACTCCAACCCTCCCCAGACAGCCCCTTCCAAGGCCTTTGCAGGAGGAATGTTCCCAAATTTCTaaccctggcacagcttgagggtGTTCCCTCTTGTCCTCTCCCTGTTTTCTGGGATCAGATCCCAAATTCCTCCTGGatcccccttttctccaggttgaGCCCTCCTCAGTTCCCTCAGGATTCTCCATTCTCTTTTctagctgctccagccccattcccttccctggacattctccagcccctcaacGTCCCACTTGCcatgaggggcccagaactggacactgGACAGATTTTCCTATTTCCATGAGATTTCCAAGCTTTTCCCCTTGTCCCAGAGAAGGTTCTGCTGGGTGATGGCCACGCTTGCATCACATTGATGACCGTCACATTTCCCGATGACCAGCTCAAGGATTGCCCTGACCCGAGGGTGGTGGCTCAGCCACCATCCAGTGTCATCACGCAGATCCTTTGTCCCTTCCCTCAGGAAGCACCGCGGGATCTCCGTTAGAACCTGGCTGAAACCCTGCTTAAGGGCTCCTTTTGTAACCTGAGCTTTTCTCACCCTTCTCTTCACCACCACAGGTTTCTGACTGATTTTTCAGGTCCTGTCAGGAGGTAGGCAGATTTTCTGACAGGTTTATCAGGTCCTGGCAGGAGGTAGAGATTTTTTGATTGATTTTTCAGGTCCTGACAGGAGGTAGACAGATTTTCTGACTGGTTTTCAGGTCCTCACAGGACATAGAACATCCTCTCTGCCTGTCATTTGGATACCACTGGGGAagctctgagttctgctgggaGTCATTAAATTTTGCAGcatcttttgccttttttaattCATGTTTTCTCTTCAGTTTTCTGGTCAGAAGGTCTCTAAATGTGGTGATTTTCAACAAATCTTTTTGCTGCAGGAAAATGTGTACCCTGAGATCTTTTAGCAGCTGAATCAGATAAGGAAAACTCCTAGTGAGATAAGGATCTGCCTGAGTCAGGAGGTGGCTTTGTGCTTTGCTGATGACATAAGAAGATAATGACATTTATGGTGCAGTGCTTTTGTTGGGTTTTAGGCTACTTATAAAATATGGACACAAATTCTATTTctatttaatatataaataaattaaacccATGGTCTTGACAGTCTTCAATGCTCTTCCAAcccaattctgtgattccatgaccACTCATGAGGTCCTTGTTGTGGATTTAAAGAAGTTGTCTCTGCTCAACATGTGGAGGAAATTTCTGCTCATCTTTGGCCACCATGCTATGGCCATGTTGTAATTCCGTAAATGTAAATTTACTGGAATTGTAAATTCATGTGTAAAACAGCCCCATGGAAGGCTCTCCATGGAGACTTTCCCCTCTGGGCAGGATTTGCTCAATGTTTTTGCAGCCTcatgcagagcagggagcttTACCCAGCGAGGTTGGCAAACTCAGGGTGGGTGAGGACACAAAAGCCCAACACAAGGATTTTCAGTGATGCAACAGTTTTAATGAGAATGAAAAGAACACAAACAACATGGCAACATCAGGATTGTAAATGCAGGCAGAGCTTGAAAGACACTTCAGTCTGTCACTGCATGCAGCCACAGGTGTGATAAAGAAGATAACAAGGAATTGAACTCATGGAGGTATCAGGAAAgaatttaaaaggaagaaacatCTGCATTTTGCTTTGCCGTTCTACACCATCCAGAGGGTTTTCTGTAGGGTTTAGCAGGAGCCCCAGAAGCCGCGGCCGTAGCGGCCGTACCAGGAGTAGGGGCTGCAATAGCCAGAGCCAAAGGCTCTGCCAGAGCCATACAGGCCCCGGTACCCACCACAGGAGCCCAGACCCCCATAGCCCCACAGGCCCCCATAGCCCAGGGATCCATAACCCCCATATCCATAGAGACCCCCGTAGCCCAGGGATCCGTAGCCCCCATAGCCCAGGGACCCGTAGCCTCCATAGC
This window of the Passer domesticus isolate bPasDom1 chromosome 32, bPasDom1.hap1, whole genome shotgun sequence genome carries:
- the LOC135288293 gene encoding scale keratin-like produces the protein MSCYDLYPSAACGALRPQPLADSGNEPCVRQCPDSTTVIQPPAVVVTFPGPILSSFPQDSVVGSAGAPVLAASGASLGYGGYGSLGYGGYGSLGYGGLYGYGGYGSLGYGGLWGYGGLGSCGGYRGLYGSGRAFGSGYCSPYSWYGRYGRGFWGSC
- the LOC135288310 gene encoding scale keratin-like — its product is MSCYDLCPTTSGISCPQPVANSCNEPCVRQCPDSTALIQPPPVVVTFPGPILSSFPQQAVVGSAGAPAFGGSLGFGSLYGSGAFPGYGARSGYGISALANGSCGPSASRRFSRLFRGSCGPC